In Carassius gibelio isolate Cgi1373 ecotype wild population from Czech Republic chromosome B17, carGib1.2-hapl.c, whole genome shotgun sequence, a single window of DNA contains:
- the LOC127976157 gene encoding protein FAM167A, which produces MSHASKTPESLVTSQVDHLSSLKALTKKLKLETRKPSYLDWRAQLEAMLVQSHRDSDLPAAAGDTEKQTTSGPVSVLHEGRKALGNTLGFGSIDQALEWLRNELAEMRLQDQQLAHQLMNLRTDINSLRIVQTCHQHRKMLNDATFELEERDDMSDLCDVPMSPGLGLSESLKVIGVTKMNINSRRFSLC; this is translated from the exons ATGTCCCATGCATCTAAGACCCCAGAAAGCCTCGTTACGTCGCAGGTCGATCACCTCTCCAGTCTGAAGGCTTTGACTAAGAAGCTGAAACTGGAGACCAGAAAGCCGTCTTACCTGGACTGGAGAGCGCAGCTGGAGGCGATGCTTGTCCAGAGCCACAGAGACTCAGATCTGCCAGCGGCCGCCGGTGACACAGAGAAACAGACAACATCAGGTCCTGTTAGTGTGCTCCATGAAGGGAGGAAGGCGTTAGGAAACACACTGGGATTTGGAAGTATAGACCAAGCACTGGAGTGGCTCAGGAATGAGCTG GCAGAGATGCGTTTGCAGGATCAGCAGCTCGCGCATCAGCTAATGAACCTGCGCACTGACATCAACAGCCTGAGAATCGTGCAGACATGCCACCAGCACCGCAAGATGCTGAACGATGCCACGTTTGAGCTGGAGGAGCGGGACGATATGTCTGACCTGTGTGACGTCCCCATGTCTCCTGGATTAGGTCTCTCAGAGTCACTCAAGGTCATCGGGGTCACCAAGATGAACATCAACTCTCGCCGGTTCTCCCTGTGCTAA
- the LOC127976155 gene encoding bis(5'-adenosyl)-triphosphatase enpp4 — MQVSGHLCALIACFGLTLSVPAGNQTRLDSGNTAPPLLLVSFDGFRADYLKKYSFPNLEKFFSEGVLVHELTNVFITKTFPNHYSLVTGLYAESHGMLASVMYDSVSKKTFSIQNDSDPFWWNEATPIWVSVEESGSKAAAAMWPGTDVNIQNHTLTYQFEYDPKVTFQERLGNLTQWMTADKSVKFSALYWEEPDRSGHMYGPDNTTEMSRVLKEVDGHIGFLMEQLNRTGLWGKINVIITSDHGMAQCSQERLIKLDDCIHPSSYRVVDLTPVAAIIPLEDNSTVYKNLSSCHHHMKAYLKDDVPDQLHYKNNERIQPILLVADEGWTIVKNGKLPRLGDHGYDNTLPSMHPFLAAHGPAFRKGYKMSSINSVDLYPLMCHLVGVPPKPNNGSFAHVRCALANEQCGELALAVGLVIGVLIILTIFTCLFKLMKNRDVSSPRPFARLELEDDGDDEPLLE, encoded by the exons ATGCAGGTCAGCGGTCATCTCTGCGCTCTCATCGCCTGTTTTGGATTAACCCTGTCAGTGCCAGCCGGAAACCAAACGCGACTGGATTCTGGAAACACTGCGCCGCCGCTCCTCTTGGTGTCGTTTGATGGTTTCCGCGCAGACTACCTAAAGAAATACTCCTTTCCCAATCTGGAGAAGTTCTTCTCTGAAGGCGTCCTTGTGCACGAGCTGACCAATGTGTTCATAACGAAAACCTTCCCCAATCATTACAGTCTGGTCACGGGCCTGTACGCCGAGAGCCACGGCATGCTTGCCAGTGTTATGTACGACTCGGTGTCCAAAAAGACATTCTCCATTCAGAACGACAGTGACCCTTTCTGGTGGAACGAAGCCACTCCGATCTGGGTGTCCGTGGAGGAGTCTGGGTCCAAGGCAGCCGCTGCAATGTGGCCAGGAACGGATGTCAATATTCAAAACCACACGTTAACTTACCAGTTCGAATACGACCCCAAGGTGACTTTCCAAGAAAGGCTGGGAAACCTCACGCAGTGGATGACCGCGGACAAATCAGTGAAGTTTTCCGCTCTGTATTGGGAAGAGCCCGACCGGAGCGGACACATGTACGGCCCGGATAACACCACAGAGATGAGCAGGGTTTTAAAGGAAGTGGATGGTCACATTGGCTTCCTGATGGAGCAGCTCAACAGAACGGGATTATGGGGGAAGATAAACGTCATCATCACTAGTGATCACGGCATGGCGCAGTGTTCTCAAGAGCGTCTTATTAAACTGGATGACTGCATCCATCCGAGCAGCTACAGGGTGGTGGATCTCACTCCTGTGGCCGCCATAATCCCACTGGAAG ATAATTCGACTGTGTACAAAAACCTGTCCAGCTGTCACCATCACATGAAAGCGTACCTGAAAGACGATGTTCCCGATCAGTTGCACTACAAAAACAATGAAAGGATCCAGCCGATCCTTCTGGTGGCGGATGAAGGCTGGACGATTGTCAAAAATGGCAAACTCCCGCGCC TGGGCGATCATGGCTATGACAATACGCTTCCCAGCATGCACCCCTTCCTGGCCGCCCACGGGCCTGCGTTCCGCAAAGGCTACAAGATGTCGAGCATTAACAGCGTGGATCTGTACCCGCTCATGTGCCACCTCGTGGGCGTCCCTCCGAAGCCCAACAACGGCAGCTTCGCTCATGTGCGCTGTGCGCTAGCTAACGAGCAGTGCGGAGAGCTAGCGCTAGCGGTGGGCCTCGTCATCGGGGTTCTGATCATCCTGACCATCTTCACCTGTCTCTTCAAGCTGATGAAGAACAGAGATGTCTCGTCTCCTCGTCCGTTCGCTCGCTTGGAGTTAGAGGATGACGGTGATGACGAGCCGCTGCTGGAATGA
- the LOC127976156 gene encoding chloride intracellular channel protein 5-like, whose product MTSNEEDTDHDIELFVKAGSDGESIGNCPFSQRLFMILWLKGVVFNVTTVDLKRKPADLHNLAPGTPPPFLTFNGEVRTDINKIEEFLDEMLAPPKYPKLAAKNKESNTAGNDIFSKFSAYIKNTNPGANASLEKGLLKALKNLDNFLNSPLPDEIDVDSTVEEKCSDRKYLDGNELTLADCNLLPKLHIVKVVSKKYRNFEIPSEFSGVWRYLQNAYARDEFTNTCAADREIEVAYQDVAKRLGQ is encoded by the exons ATGACCTCAAATGAGGAGGACACAGATCATGATATTGAACTCTTCGTGAAG GCTGGCAGTGATGGAGAAAGTATTGGAAACTGTCCTTTTTCTCAAAGGCTTTTCATGATCCTGTGGCTGAAGGGAGTCGTGTTCAACGTCACCACCGTCGACCTGAAAAG GAAACCAGCTGATCTTCATAATCTTGCTCCCGGGACTCCTCCACCATTCCTTACCTTCAATGGCGAGGTGCGGACGGATATCAACAAAATCGAGGAATTCTTGGACGAGATGCTAGCGCCTCCCAA GTATCCAAAACTGGCTGCGAAGAACAAGGAGTCCAACACGGCGGGAAACGACATCTTCTCAAAGTTCTCAGCCTACATCAAGAACACAAATCCAGGAGCCAATGCAA GTCTGGAGAAGGGGCTACTGAAAGCTCTGAAGAATCTGGACAACTTCCTGAACTCCCCTCTGCCGGACGAGATTGATGTCGATAGTACGGTGGAAGAGAAGTGCTCCGACCGCAAGTACTTGGACGGCAATGAATTAACGCTCGCAGACTGCAACCTCCTCCCCAAACTGCACATAGTGAAG GTGGTTTCTAAGAAGTACCGTAACTTTGAGATCCCATCCGAGTTCAGTGGGGTCTGGAGGTACCTGCAGAACGCCTACGCCAGGGACGAATTCACCAACACCTGTGCGGCAGACAGAGAGATTGAAGTGGCCTATCAGGACGTAGCCAAGAGGCTGGGCCAATGA